In Felis catus isolate Fca126 chromosome A3, F.catus_Fca126_mat1.0, whole genome shotgun sequence, a single genomic region encodes these proteins:
- the GCNT7 gene encoding beta-1,3-galactosyl-O-glycosyl-glycoprotein beta-1,6-N-acetylglucosaminyltransferase 7 isoform X1: protein MSQLRATKPGLLVCTAVCVCVFLYLRDPPPEEPEESTYPSAVECGFYPDELCSALFEGKEAAPQIATFCNNPHGSQILAHLRTPGNCSRISQEVQLITRPLSAEEGNFSLAYIVTTHKDLAMFVQLLRSIYVPQNLYCIHVDKKAPKKYKSAVQTLVNCFENIFVSSKRGRVAHTGFTRLQADLTCMRDLVRSKFQWNYVLNLCGHDFPIKTNKEIIRYIRSKWTDKNITPGVMQPPHVASETNGSRLEFTPEGSIYGSPNRRFKDEPPHNLTIYFGSAYYVLTRKFVEFVLTDIRAKDLLQWSRNIQSPEQHYWVTLNRLKEGCYGETQHHHAKGTLGALRKLPGMETGMKTKAGTQDLGHGRRPPPKRSLSADDKQALAAGLDFPPPFSHYHIWGGGSTARKSWHPRAEQLPARCNARSVSPLDAPGATPDAGWEGDIRAIKWRNEEGSVHDGCKGRYVHESCVYGPGDLPWIIRSPSLFASKVDSTDPLVVTCLERRHRLQALRQAEVPAEPHWRFQQESHFNTTRSR from the exons ATGAGCCAGCTGCGGGCCACGAAGCCCGGACTCCTCGTGTGCACAGCTGTGTGCGTGTgcgtttttctttatttaagggATCCACCTCCGGAGGAACCAGAGGAGTCCACCTATCCATCAGCGGTGGAATGTGGCTTTTATCCAGATGAACTGTGTTCAGCTTTGTTTGAAGGGAAAGAGGCCGCCCCCCAAATTGCAACTTTTTGTAACAACCCTCATGGTTCTCAAATACTTGCTCACTTGCGCACACCAGGAAACTGCTCCAGGATTTCCCAGGAGGTGCAGCTCATAACCAGACCCTTGTCTGCAGAAGAGGGCAACTTCTCTTTGGCATATATCGTGACTACTCACAAGGACCTGGCTATGTTTGTGCAGCTGCTCAGGTCTATTTACGTGCCTCAAAACCTTTACTGTATTCATGTTGACAAAAAGGCCCCAAAGAAGTATAAGAGTGCTGTGCAAACCCTGGTGaactgttttgaaaatatttttgtttcatcaaagagaggaagagtggCCCACACTGGCTTTACAAGACTGCAGGCAGATCTTACTTGTATGAGAGATCTGGTCCGTTCCAAATTTCAGTGGAACTATGTCCTTAACCTTTGTGGACACGACTTTCCAatcaaaaccaacaaagaaatcaTACGCTACATCAGGAGCAAATGGACTGATAAAAACATCACTCCTGGAGTAATGCAACCACCACACGTTGCATCCGAGACAAATGGAAGTCGTCTTGAATTCACCCCTGAAGGAAGTATCTACGGATCTCCAAACAGGAGATTCAAAGATGAACCACCCCATAACTTAACAATTTATTTTGGAAGCGCTTACTACGTACTAACGAGGAAGTTTGTAGAATTTGTACTGACGGACATCCGCGCAAAAGACCTGCTCCAGTGGTCCAGAAACATCCAGAGCCCAGAACAGCATTACTGGGTGACTCTGAACCGACTGAAAG AGGGCTGTTATGGAGAAACCCAACATCATCATGCCAAGGGCACACTAGGTGCGCTCAGGAAGTTACCAGGGATGGAGACGGGGATGAAAACGAAAGCCGGAACACAAGACCTTGGCCACGGCCGCCGCCCGCCCCCAAAGCGTAGCCTTTCAGCAGATGACAAGCAAGCACTTGCAGCAGGGTTGGACTTCCCTCCACCTTTCTCCCACTACcacatctggggtggggggagcacagcCAGGAAGAGCTGGCACCCTAGGGCCGAGCAGCTGCCTGCCCGCTGTAATGCTCGTTCTGTCTCCCCCTTAGATGCCCCGGGAGCCACACCTGACGCTGGCTGGGAAGGAGACATTCGAGCCATTAAATGGAGGAACGAGGAGGGAAGTGTTCACGATGGATGTAAAG GGCGCTACGTCCACGAGAGCTGCGTGTATGGACCAGGAGACCTGCCGTGGATCATTCGGTCGCCTTCTCTGTTTGCCAGCAAAGTGGACTCGACAGACCCCCTGGTGGTCACGTGCCTGGAGAGGCGgcacaggctccaggcgctgcgGCAGGCAGAGGTCCCTGCGGAGCCACACTGGCGCTTTCAACAGGAGAGTCATTTTAACACGACACGGAGCCGCTGA
- the GCNT7 gene encoding beta-1,3-galactosyl-O-glycosyl-glycoprotein beta-1,6-N-acetylglucosaminyltransferase 7 isoform X5 yields MSQLRATKPGLLVCTAVCVCVFLYLRDPPPEEPEESTYPSAVECGFYPDELCSALFEGKEAAPQIATFCNNPHGSQILAHLRTPGNCSRISQEVQLITRPLSAEEGNFSLAYIVTTHKDLAMFVQLLRSIYVPQNLYCIHVDKKAPKKYKSAVQTLVNCFENIFVSSKRGRVAHTGFTRLQADLTCMRDLVRSKFQWNYVLNLCGHDFPIKTNKEIIRYIRSKWTDKNITPGVMQPPHVASETNGSRLEFTPEGSIYGSPNRRFKDEPPHNLTIYFGSAYYVLTRKFVEFVLTDIRAKDLLQWSRNIQSPEQHYWVTLNRLKEGCYGETQHHHAKGTLGALRKLPGMETGMKTKAGTQDLGHGRRPPPKRSLSADDKQALAAGCPGSHT; encoded by the exons ATGAGCCAGCTGCGGGCCACGAAGCCCGGACTCCTCGTGTGCACAGCTGTGTGCGTGTgcgtttttctttatttaagggATCCACCTCCGGAGGAACCAGAGGAGTCCACCTATCCATCAGCGGTGGAATGTGGCTTTTATCCAGATGAACTGTGTTCAGCTTTGTTTGAAGGGAAAGAGGCCGCCCCCCAAATTGCAACTTTTTGTAACAACCCTCATGGTTCTCAAATACTTGCTCACTTGCGCACACCAGGAAACTGCTCCAGGATTTCCCAGGAGGTGCAGCTCATAACCAGACCCTTGTCTGCAGAAGAGGGCAACTTCTCTTTGGCATATATCGTGACTACTCACAAGGACCTGGCTATGTTTGTGCAGCTGCTCAGGTCTATTTACGTGCCTCAAAACCTTTACTGTATTCATGTTGACAAAAAGGCCCCAAAGAAGTATAAGAGTGCTGTGCAAACCCTGGTGaactgttttgaaaatatttttgtttcatcaaagagaggaagagtggCCCACACTGGCTTTACAAGACTGCAGGCAGATCTTACTTGTATGAGAGATCTGGTCCGTTCCAAATTTCAGTGGAACTATGTCCTTAACCTTTGTGGACACGACTTTCCAatcaaaaccaacaaagaaatcaTACGCTACATCAGGAGCAAATGGACTGATAAAAACATCACTCCTGGAGTAATGCAACCACCACACGTTGCATCCGAGACAAATGGAAGTCGTCTTGAATTCACCCCTGAAGGAAGTATCTACGGATCTCCAAACAGGAGATTCAAAGATGAACCACCCCATAACTTAACAATTTATTTTGGAAGCGCTTACTACGTACTAACGAGGAAGTTTGTAGAATTTGTACTGACGGACATCCGCGCAAAAGACCTGCTCCAGTGGTCCAGAAACATCCAGAGCCCAGAACAGCATTACTGGGTGACTCTGAACCGACTGAAAG AGGGCTGTTATGGAGAAACCCAACATCATCATGCCAAGGGCACACTAGGTGCGCTCAGGAAGTTACCAGGGATGGAGACGGGGATGAAAACGAAAGCCGGAACACAAGACCTTGGCCACGGCCGCCGCCCGCCCCCAAAGCGTAGCCTTTCAGCAGATGACAAGCAAGCACTTGCAGCAGG ATGCCCCGGGAGCCACACCTGA
- the GCNT7 gene encoding beta-1,3-galactosyl-O-glycosyl-glycoprotein beta-1,6-N-acetylglucosaminyltransferase 7 isoform X6 — protein sequence MTSKHLQQDAPGATPDAGWEGDIRAIKWRNEEGSVHDGCKGRYVHESCVYGPGDLPWIIRSPSLFASKVDSTDPLVVTCLERRHRLQALRQAEVPAEPHWRFQQESHFNTTRSR from the exons ATGACAAGCAAGCACTTGCAGCAGG ATGCCCCGGGAGCCACACCTGACGCTGGCTGGGAAGGAGACATTCGAGCCATTAAATGGAGGAACGAGGAGGGAAGTGTTCACGATGGATGTAAAG GGCGCTACGTCCACGAGAGCTGCGTGTATGGACCAGGAGACCTGCCGTGGATCATTCGGTCGCCTTCTCTGTTTGCCAGCAAAGTGGACTCGACAGACCCCCTGGTGGTCACGTGCCTGGAGAGGCGgcacaggctccaggcgctgcgGCAGGCAGAGGTCCCTGCGGAGCCACACTGGCGCTTTCAACAGGAGAGTCATTTTAACACGACACGGAGCCGCTGA
- the GCNT7 gene encoding beta-1,3-galactosyl-O-glycosyl-glycoprotein beta-1,6-N-acetylglucosaminyltransferase 7 isoform X3: MSQLRATKPGLLVCTAVCVCVFLYLRDPPPEEPEESTYPSAVECGFYPDELCSALFEGKEAAPQIATFCNNPHGSQILAHLRTPGNCSRISQEVQLITRPLSAEEGNFSLAYIVTTHKDLAMFVQLLRSIYVPQNLYCIHVDKKAPKKYKSAVQTLVNCFENIFVSSKRGRVAHTGFTRLQADLTCMRDLVRSKFQWNYVLNLCGHDFPIKTNKEIIRYIRSKWTDKNITPGVMQPPHVASETNGSRLEFTPEGSIYGSPNRRFKDEPPHNLTIYFGSAYYVLTRKFVEFVLTDIRAKDLLQWSRNIQSPEQHYWVTLNRLKDAPGATPDAGWEGDIRAIKWRNEEGSVHDGCKGRYVHESCVYGPGDLPWIIRSPSLFASKVDSTDPLVVTCLERRHRLQALRQAEVPAEPHWRFQQESHFNTTRSR, encoded by the exons ATGAGCCAGCTGCGGGCCACGAAGCCCGGACTCCTCGTGTGCACAGCTGTGTGCGTGTgcgtttttctttatttaagggATCCACCTCCGGAGGAACCAGAGGAGTCCACCTATCCATCAGCGGTGGAATGTGGCTTTTATCCAGATGAACTGTGTTCAGCTTTGTTTGAAGGGAAAGAGGCCGCCCCCCAAATTGCAACTTTTTGTAACAACCCTCATGGTTCTCAAATACTTGCTCACTTGCGCACACCAGGAAACTGCTCCAGGATTTCCCAGGAGGTGCAGCTCATAACCAGACCCTTGTCTGCAGAAGAGGGCAACTTCTCTTTGGCATATATCGTGACTACTCACAAGGACCTGGCTATGTTTGTGCAGCTGCTCAGGTCTATTTACGTGCCTCAAAACCTTTACTGTATTCATGTTGACAAAAAGGCCCCAAAGAAGTATAAGAGTGCTGTGCAAACCCTGGTGaactgttttgaaaatatttttgtttcatcaaagagaggaagagtggCCCACACTGGCTTTACAAGACTGCAGGCAGATCTTACTTGTATGAGAGATCTGGTCCGTTCCAAATTTCAGTGGAACTATGTCCTTAACCTTTGTGGACACGACTTTCCAatcaaaaccaacaaagaaatcaTACGCTACATCAGGAGCAAATGGACTGATAAAAACATCACTCCTGGAGTAATGCAACCACCACACGTTGCATCCGAGACAAATGGAAGTCGTCTTGAATTCACCCCTGAAGGAAGTATCTACGGATCTCCAAACAGGAGATTCAAAGATGAACCACCCCATAACTTAACAATTTATTTTGGAAGCGCTTACTACGTACTAACGAGGAAGTTTGTAGAATTTGTACTGACGGACATCCGCGCAAAAGACCTGCTCCAGTGGTCCAGAAACATCCAGAGCCCAGAACAGCATTACTGGGTGACTCTGAACCGACTGAAAG ATGCCCCGGGAGCCACACCTGACGCTGGCTGGGAAGGAGACATTCGAGCCATTAAATGGAGGAACGAGGAGGGAAGTGTTCACGATGGATGTAAAG GGCGCTACGTCCACGAGAGCTGCGTGTATGGACCAGGAGACCTGCCGTGGATCATTCGGTCGCCTTCTCTGTTTGCCAGCAAAGTGGACTCGACAGACCCCCTGGTGGTCACGTGCCTGGAGAGGCGgcacaggctccaggcgctgcgGCAGGCAGAGGTCCCTGCGGAGCCACACTGGCGCTTTCAACAGGAGAGTCATTTTAACACGACACGGAGCCGCTGA